From the Pseudodesulfovibrio indicus genome, the window TCAGAACGGCCATGGCGCGTTCGATGAGCTCATGCTCGTGGACCAGGTAGGTGTCCCATTTTTCGAATTGTGCGGTCTCCATCTTAGCCTGCCTCGCTTGATCGTGTCCTGCGCGGCTGCCGCTCAGGGGCGGCGGGCGTGCCGATACGGCGGTTCCCGCGCAGGGGGGAGCCGCCATTCTCGGACTTTGCCTCGCCTCGGGGACGGTGTCCAGTCTTCAAGGATTATAAATCGACGGGGCGGGCCAGGGAGGTCTCCAGGCCGGGGTCCAGGTCCACGCGCAGGGTGCCTTCCTTGCGGTCCACGGCCACCTGGCCGAGGTTGAATCCCTTGACCTTGCGCACGTCCTTGACCAGGGCGTACATGACGTCCGCCTTACCGTCGTCCTTGCGGTAGCTCTTCAGTCCGCAGAGCACGGCGGCCTGGACCAGGCTCTGCTCCGGGACCGCCTGGCCGGGGTGGTCGCGCTTGAGGATGACGTGGGAGCTGGGGCCGTCCTCCACGTGGAACCAGTAGTCGAAGGGCGAGGCGGCCTTGCTCAGGATGTCGTGGTTGGCCTTCTTGTTCTTGCCCCGGATGACGGTGAACCCGTCCGTGGTGCGGAACAGGCTGACGGCCAGCCCCCGGAACCGCTTGGGCAGGGCGGCGGGGCCTTCGGAGCCGTCGGCTGCCTTGCCGGGCGCGGGCTGCGGGGTCAGGCTGCCTTCGTCGATGCGGGCGAGCTGCTCGAGCAGCTCGGCGCGGCGGCGGGCCACGTGGGGGAACCCGCGCTGCGCCTTGGACGCCAGCTTGAAATAGCGCTCCATGTTTTCGGTGGGCGAGAGGTGCGGATTCAGCGGTACGGTCATGGGGCCGTGCTCGGGGTGGGCCACGTCCACGGACTCCAGCCCCTCGGCGTCCTTGAACCGGTACAGCTCGGCCTGCAACGCCTCGGCCCGGACCTGTTCGTCGAGCAGCGCGCTCAGCCGCCCCTCCTCCTCGTCCAGCCGGGCCAGGTTGCGCTTCACCTTCTTGCGCAGCCGCTTGAGCTGGAGGGTCTGTCCCTTGTCCTCCTCCATTTCCAGCATGGGGAACAGGTCGCGTTCGCCGTAGGCCGTGGCCGCCTCCAGGGCGGACTCGAAGGTCTCGGCGTCCCTGGTCGCGGGCCAGGCCAGGGGCGCGGCCCATCCGTCGCCCTGGCGGGCCAGGTGGAAGGTCTCGGACGAACCGGTGGCCACGTTGAAATACAGCGCGTGGGCCTGGTCCTCGGGCAGCGCGGCCAGGGCCTGGCGCAGGGGCGGGGAGATGTGCGGGTATTCGCGCCAGATGTCCGGGTCGCCCAGGACGTCCTCCAGGGCGGGCCAGTCCGGCGCGTCGCCGAACCCGGCGGGCAATTCGTCCTCAAGGGACATCCCGCTGCGGCAGTCGAAAAGCAGGAAAGTCTTGCCGTCCGGGTCGGTGCGCGGGGAGAGGTGCAGGGCCAGGCGCAGGGAGGGCCAGTCGGCCACCGCGCCCAGTATCTTGCGGTTTCTCAGCCGCTTGCGGAACCACATGGCCATGGCCGGGGCGGTCTGCGGGTTGACCGGCTTGGTGTTGGACAGAAATAAATGGCCCGCCGGTCGGGCGGGCCTGAATATCAGATGCAGGGGGTGGCCCGGGTTCTGGATGTCGAGCACCCATACGCCGGGGGCCGGGCCGAATACCTTGTCGATCCGGCGGCCAGTAAGAGCGGGCGCAAGTCCGGCGCAGAGGAAGCGGAAAAAGTTGGCTTCCATGGCCGGTATGCGCAGAGAGGACGGCGGCTAGTCGCCGCGAACGGCCTCGTCTTCTTCCTGTTTGCTCTTGCAGTTGATGCAGAGCGTGGTCATGGGCCGGGCCTTGAGGCGCGGGATGGAGATGTCGTCGCCGCATTCCTGGCAGAGGCCGAACTCGCCGTCGTCGATGCGGTTGATGGCCTTCTGAATCTTCTTGATCAGCTTGCGTTCGCGGTCGCGCAGCCGCAGGGTGAACGCGCGGTCGCTCTCGGCCGTGGCCCGGTCAGCGGGATCGGCGTAGACTTCGCCCGACTCGGTCATGTCCTCAATGGTAGCCTCGCTCTTCTTGAGGATGTCGTCGAGCATGCCGTTAAGGGTTTCCTTGAAGTACTTCAGATCATTCGCTTCCATTATGAACCTCCCCTCTAGGAGTGGGCAGTCTGTTGAGGAGTCGCGGGTGTAACCCCTTTTTTAACGAATTAAAGCGCGTTGGTATACCAAAAAGGGTCTAAAAGTAAAGTCTTTCCATTAGGCCAAAAATTCCAGGGAGTTCATGTGTTCCCGATTCTCAAAAAAATTTAAAATACGCTTGACACCCAAAGGGGTCGCGGGTAAACAGTGGTTCGCTTTTGAGGGCGGGAATAACTCAGTGGTAGAGTGCAACCTTGCCAAGGTTGAAGTCGCGGGTTCAAATCCCGTTTCCCGCTCCAAAAC encodes:
- a CDS encoding NFACT RNA binding domain-containing protein, yielding MEANFFRFLCAGLAPALTGRRIDKVFGPAPGVWVLDIQNPGHPLHLIFRPARPAGHLFLSNTKPVNPQTAPAMAMWFRKRLRNRKILGAVADWPSLRLALHLSPRTDPDGKTFLLFDCRSGMSLEDELPAGFGDAPDWPALEDVLGDPDIWREYPHISPPLRQALAALPEDQAHALYFNVATGSSETFHLARQGDGWAAPLAWPATRDAETFESALEAATAYGERDLFPMLEMEEDKGQTLQLKRLRKKVKRNLARLDEEEGRLSALLDEQVRAEALQAELYRFKDAEGLESVDVAHPEHGPMTVPLNPHLSPTENMERYFKLASKAQRGFPHVARRRAELLEQLARIDEGSLTPQPAPGKAADGSEGPAALPKRFRGLAVSLFRTTDGFTVIRGKNKKANHDILSKAASPFDYWFHVEDGPSSHVILKRDHPGQAVPEQSLVQAAVLCGLKSYRKDDGKADVMYALVKDVRKVKGFNLGQVAVDRKEGTLRVDLDPGLETSLARPVDL
- the dksA gene encoding RNA polymerase-binding protein DksA, encoding MEANDLKYFKETLNGMLDDILKKSEATIEDMTESGEVYADPADRATAESDRAFTLRLRDRERKLIKKIQKAINRIDDGEFGLCQECGDDISIPRLKARPMTTLCINCKSKQEEDEAVRGD